The segment CATGCGCAAGGTGATCCCGGAAAAATCGCTGTTTGTTTGCGCGTCTGCGGGCAATCACGCGCAAGGGGTGGCGTTTATGTGCCGTCATTTCGGGGTAAGGGGCGTTATTTTTATGCCAGTCACCACGCCAGAACAGAAAATCCTGAAGACGCGGATGTTTGGCGGTGAACAGGTCGAGATCCGTCTTGTTGGTGACTATTTTGATGCCACGCTTGAGGCTGCCCAGACATTTTGCGCCAGCGAAGGGGCGCATTTCCTGTCCCCCTTTGATGATGAGGATGTGATCGAAGGCCAAGCGTCGGTCGCTGTCGAAATAGAGCAGCAGTTGGGGCGTGTTCCTGATCACATTATTCTGCCGGTTGGGGGCGGCGGGTTGTCCGCAGGTATCTTCAGCTACTTCGATACCGAATGCCGCTATACATTTGTTGAACCCGAGGGTGCCAAAAGTCTTGCCGCCGCGATCAGCGAAGGGAAACCCGTGGATGTTTCACCGGTAAATACCTTTGTTGACGGTGCATCGGTGGCCAAAATCGGAACGCGCACCTTTGCACGGCTCAAGCCGATCCGTGCGGAGGACGTCATTGCGTTGGAAGAAGACCGGATATGTTGCACCATTGTGGAGATGCTGAACGTCGAAGGCATCGTTCTGGAACCTGCCGGTGCGATGGCACTTGAGGCGCTGGGCGAAGTGGCCGAGCAAATCAAAGGTAAAACAGTGGTTTGCATCGCATCCGGCGGCAACTTTGATTTCGAACGTCTGCCCGAAGTCAAAGAACGAGCGCAGCGTTATTCTGGCGTAAAAAAATACTTTATCCTACGCTTGCCGCAACGCCCCGGTGCATTGCGGGACTTTCTGGATGCACTCGGGCCGAGCGATAACATCACACGGTTCGAATATATGAAAAAATCAGCCCGCAATTTCGGTTCCGTTCTGATCGGCATCGAGACGGACGCGCCGGAGAATTTTCCGGCGATGTTCCAACGCATCGAAACGGCTGGTTTCGCCTATACCGACATCACCAACGATGAAACGCTCGCCCAGTTTGTGATCTAAGGAGAGACCCATGAAGTTCGAAGGCAGTTCGGTTATTGTCACAGGTGCAGGCAGCGGCATCGGCGCGGCGATTGCCCGTCACGCAGCAGCCAAGGGTGCGAAAGTTTGCGTGTCCGATTTGGATGGGGACAAAGCCAGAGCTGTCGCCGACGAAATCGGTGGCTTGGCAATTGTTTGCGATGTGCGCGACGAAACACAGATCAAATCTATGATCGCCGAAGCATCCAAAGCGCATGGTGACATCGACATTTACGTTTCAAACGCCGGTTTGGGTAAAGGCGATCCCGATCATGCGGCGTCCCAGTCTGATGCGCATTGGGAACTGAACTGGCAGGTTCACGTGATGAGCCATGTTTATGCGGCGCGGGCGTTATTGCCGGGCATGATTGAACGCAAATCTGGCCATCTGGTGAATGTTGCCTCTGCTGCCGGATTGTTGAACCAGATCGGTGATGCGGCTTATTCAGCGACCAAACATGCGGCCGTCAGCTTTGCTGAATCTCTGGCGATTACGCATGGTGCTGACGGGATCGGCGCGTCGGTTGTGTGCCCGCAATATGTGGCAACGCCTTTGTTGGGCATGTCGGATGCGGATGCTTCGAAACAAGCATCATTGCTAACCGCGGACGATGTCGCGGCCGCAGTGATTGACGGGGTAGAGGCCGGGCGGTTCCTGATCCTGTCCCATCCAGAGGTCCAAACCTACGCTGTACATCGCGCGAAGGATCACGACCGTTGGGTTGCCGGGATGCAAATGCTACGTGCCAAAGCGATGGACACCTTTGGCGGCATTCAGGTCGAAAACTTTTATAAACTAATGTAGCGTCACGCGGCCAGTTTCATAAGGTATTCAGCCATGAACGCCTGTTTAGAGTCTACATAGCACTGAATGACCGCACCAATGTCGACACATTGTGCATTGCCGGTGGCTGCGGTTTTTTCGGCGCTATGACACAGGTTCGACATCTGCGTGAAGCCAAGTGTTAATGCGCTGCCTTTCAGGAAATGCATGTCCTCTGCCAAACCCGATCTGTCCGTTTGGTTATCCAGTTTGTCGATCACATCTGCCACCTCTTCAAAGAACAACGCGATGACTTCATCAAAATCCTCCGCGCCGACTTCGTGACACAGTTTCTTTACTTGCGCCCAATCAATCACTTTAGAACACCCCTTTTGAAACGCATGTTTCGCTGATCTTGCTTAAAAAATCGCGAGCCTGTGTCCGCAATTTTATCCAACTTTGGGCTTTCACCTGCTCTTAAGGCAGGTCTGCCAAAGAGCCGGAGTGAGAGCTTTGGATCAGGAATAAGATGGAACACCGGCAACGCGCCCCGAAGGTG is part of the Sulfitobacter geojensis genome and harbors:
- a CDS encoding Hpt domain-containing protein, which translates into the protein MIDWAQVKKLCHEVGAEDFDEVIALFFEEVADVIDKLDNQTDRSGLAEDMHFLKGSALTLGFTQMSNLCHSAEKTAATGNAQCVDIGAVIQCYVDSKQAFMAEYLMKLAA
- a CDS encoding SDR family oxidoreductase, with product MKFEGSSVIVTGAGSGIGAAIARHAAAKGAKVCVSDLDGDKARAVADEIGGLAIVCDVRDETQIKSMIAEASKAHGDIDIYVSNAGLGKGDPDHAASQSDAHWELNWQVHVMSHVYAARALLPGMIERKSGHLVNVASAAGLLNQIGDAAYSATKHAAVSFAESLAITHGADGIGASVVCPQYVATPLLGMSDADASKQASLLTADDVAAAVIDGVEAGRFLILSHPEVQTYAVHRAKDHDRWVAGMQMLRAKAMDTFGGIQVENFYKLM
- the ilvA gene encoding threonine ammonia-lyase IlvA, whose translation is MATLAAAKMRPVFPETPLMRNELLSDRFGADIYLKREDLSPVRSYKLRGAFNAMRKVIPEKSLFVCASAGNHAQGVAFMCRHFGVRGVIFMPVTTPEQKILKTRMFGGEQVEIRLVGDYFDATLEAAQTFCASEGAHFLSPFDDEDVIEGQASVAVEIEQQLGRVPDHIILPVGGGGLSAGIFSYFDTECRYTFVEPEGAKSLAAAISEGKPVDVSPVNTFVDGASVAKIGTRTFARLKPIRAEDVIALEEDRICCTIVEMLNVEGIVLEPAGAMALEALGEVAEQIKGKTVVCIASGGNFDFERLPEVKERAQRYSGVKKYFILRLPQRPGALRDFLDALGPSDNITRFEYMKKSARNFGSVLIGIETDAPENFPAMFQRIETAGFAYTDITNDETLAQFVI